The following nucleotide sequence is from Brachyspira suanatina.
TTATTTCATATTCTATAAAAGAGCCCATATTCCAATTTCTTTCGCATTTACAAATATTAAATAAGAAATTTTCTATTATTTTTATACCATTTTCAGTATGAACTACTTCAGGGTGAAATTGTATAGCATAAATATTTTTTTGTTTATTTTCTATAGCAGCGAGTTCAGTATTTGGAGTTTTTGCTATAAGTTCAAAACCTTCAGGTATAGATTTAATACTGTCTCCATGACTCATCCATACTATATTATTTTTACCGAATGATTTAAATATGCTTTCATGATTAGTAATTTCAATTTCAGCTTTTCCGTATTCTCTTTTGTCAGCACTTTCAACTTTTCCGCCCATAGAATAAACTATTATCTGCATACCATAGCATATTCCAAGTATAGGCACTCCTAAATTAAATAACTCTTTATCTACTTTTGGTGCATCTTCTTCATATACGCTTGAAGGACCTCCTGAAAGTATTATAGCTTTAGGCTTAAATTCCTTTATAAAATCTATTGAAACATGAAATGGATGTATCTCTGAATACACATTCAATTCTCTTATTCTTCTTGTGATAAGCTGTGTAAATTGTGAGCCGAAATCTAGTATTAAAACCTTATCAATATTATTTTGCATATATTCCTCTTTTATAAAAAATAAACTATGAATTTTTTAATATTACATCAAAATAATAAAATTTCAATTAATAGTTATCATAATATTTTGATAATTACGCATGGTAAGTTGATTTTTATATAATGAAAATTGCTTTACTCATAACAATTATTATGTATAAAATATCAATCGTGCGTTAATTAGCATATTAAATTTAAAAAAACTCTAGGGTGGGTGTTATCATTCATATTAAAGCAATAAATATAAAGAAAATTACAAATTCAAAATTAGTCATAAAATATAAAGGGCGGGGAGTGAGAATAAAATTTAAAATCTAATTACATAATAGTTTGTAATATTATGTTAAGTAAAATATATTGATTGTTTTTTATTACTTTTTGATTTGGTTTTAGTTTTTTATTCTGTATGTTTGGTATGGGAAAGCTATATTATAAAAATATTGTAAATATTTATTATAAATCTAAAAAAATAATTTAATAAAATAAATTTTGATATATAATTATTATAGATTTAATATATAATGATTTAAAAGGATATTTAGGTGACAGAGTTAAGAGAAAAAACATTAAATTTAATTAAAGAATTACCAGAAGATAAACTTTTATCAGTAATAGATTTTATAAATAATGATTCAAATGAAAAAATAATAAATGATAAAAAACAGGCTTTAGAAAATTTAAAGAAATATCAATGCAGATTACCTGAAAATTTTGATTATAAAAAAGAACTAGAAGAATATAGAGATGAAAAGAATTTTAATTGATACTAATATAATTTTAGACTATTTAATGAACAGAGAGCCATTTTTTGAAAATTCTAAAAAAATAATAGACTTATGTGTTAATAATATTATAGAGTGTTATATAGCAGCACATACAATAACTAATTTATTTTATATACTTAGAAAATATTATTCATATAGTGAAAGAAAAGAAATTATTTTAGAATTATCTAAAATATTTACTATTATACCTATAGACAATAAAAAAATTAATTTAGTTCTGATAGATAAAGATTGTAAAGATATAGAAGATGGATTACAAATAGAATGTGCTAAAGAATATGGTTTA
It contains:
- a CDS encoding PIN domain-containing protein, whose protein sequence is MKRILIDTNIILDYLMNREPFFENSKKIIDLCVNNIIECYIAAHTITNLFYILRKYYSYSERKEIILELSKIFTIIPIDNKKINLVLIDKDCKDIEDGLQIECAKEYGLDYIVTRNTPDFFNSKIKAIEPNIFITIIE